A region of uncultured Desulfobacter sp. DNA encodes the following proteins:
- a CDS encoding DMT family transporter, translating to MTWVIFILFSAFTRGIGDVFYKKLSFDFTPQTILLISAFLNLVFLTPTFGGVGLLETKLFILVFLKAVAMTTGWLLFLYSLKKLPISIATPLQMLSTLFSIIFGFLFLKESLTPLQSAGIIILLSGVLSLQLLSKKEKKDAETTNKILSKAFFLGIIASFFSALSLTLDRYLLRDLIDPVNLQFWFYIFILTNTLAVFLLLKTPAHKEVQNLRSKWWIFIILSFFLVISDKTYMIAATYPLALLGLLIPMKRLSIIVSVFIGGKAFKEKNLGSKIFATLVMLAGLCLMVW from the coding sequence ATGACTTGGGTTATTTTTATTTTATTTTCAGCGTTTACTCGAGGAATCGGTGATGTTTTTTATAAAAAATTAAGTTTTGATTTTACGCCGCAGACCATTTTACTGATTTCCGCATTTTTAAACCTTGTTTTTTTAACCCCCACTTTTGGTGGGGTTGGGTTATTGGAAACAAAACTTTTTATATTGGTCTTTTTGAAAGCTGTGGCCATGACCACGGGCTGGCTTCTTTTTTTGTATTCCCTTAAAAAACTGCCAATCTCCATTGCCACCCCTCTGCAGATGCTTTCCACGCTTTTTTCCATCATATTCGGTTTCTTGTTTTTAAAAGAAAGTCTGACACCATTGCAATCTGCTGGAATTATTATTCTTCTAAGCGGGGTTTTAAGTTTGCAACTGCTTTCAAAGAAAGAAAAAAAAGATGCTGAAACAACAAATAAAATTTTATCCAAAGCTTTTTTCCTTGGAATTATAGCAAGCTTTTTCAGCGCCTTATCTTTAACACTTGACCGATACCTGCTTCGTGATTTAATTGATCCGGTTAATCTGCAGTTTTGGTTTTATATCTTTATATTAACCAATACATTGGCCGTGTTTTTATTATTAAAAACACCTGCCCATAAAGAGGTTCAAAATTTAAGGTCAAAGTGGTGGATATTCATTATTCTAAGCTTTTTTTTGGTGATTTCTGATAAAACGTATATGATCGCTGCGACTTACCCTCTGGCGCTTCTGGGGCTGTTAATTCCCATGAAAAGACTTTCTATTATCGTCAGCGTTTTCATTGGCGGTAAAGCATTTAAGGAAAAAAATTTAGGAAGCAAGATTTTTGCTACCCTTGTGATGTTGGCGGGCCTGTGTTTAATGGTGTGGTAA
- a CDS encoding adenosine deaminase yields MDMNQFIQNIPKAELHLHIEGTLEPETLFRLAKRNGIRIKFNSVEELRQAYQFNNLQSFLDIYYEGAGVLQNESDFYELTWEYLLKAKEQNVRHVEIFFDPQTHTARGIAFETVIDGIYSALADGSRDLNISFCLIMCFLRHLPESEAMKTLVQALDFKEKIMGVGLDSSETGHPPSKFMGVFEKAREEGFRIVAHAGEEGPPEYIWEALQGLKAQRIDHGVRALEDTALINELKRRQIPLTVCPLSNIKLCVFKNMRDHSFKTLFDQGLCVTVNSDDPAYFGGYVVENYLALQDAFQLTRNDIAQLAINSFNAAFISQDKKEKFIDQIKKFMAE; encoded by the coding sequence TCTTCATATCGAAGGAACGTTGGAGCCCGAGACGTTGTTTCGCCTGGCCAAACGAAACGGCATCCGCATCAAGTTTAATTCGGTGGAAGAACTTCGACAGGCTTATCAGTTCAATAATCTGCAGTCGTTCCTGGATATATACTACGAAGGTGCCGGTGTTCTTCAAAACGAAAGCGATTTTTATGAACTGACATGGGAATACCTCCTGAAGGCCAAGGAGCAAAACGTCCGGCACGTTGAAATTTTCTTTGACCCCCAAACCCATACCGCAAGAGGCATTGCTTTTGAAACCGTCATAGACGGCATTTATAGTGCTTTAGCAGACGGTTCCCGGGATCTTAATATTTCATTTTGCCTGATCATGTGCTTTTTACGCCATCTGCCGGAATCCGAGGCAATGAAAACCCTTGTACAGGCGTTGGATTTCAAGGAAAAGATTATGGGGGTCGGGCTTGACTCCTCCGAAACCGGACATCCTCCCTCCAAATTCATGGGTGTTTTTGAAAAAGCGCGAGAGGAAGGCTTTAGAATAGTGGCCCATGCCGGAGAAGAGGGGCCGCCTGAATATATATGGGAGGCACTCCAAGGCCTCAAAGCCCAGCGAATTGACCATGGCGTGCGTGCCCTGGAAGACACAGCACTGATCAATGAACTCAAGCGCCGCCAGATCCCTTTGACGGTTTGTCCCCTTTCCAATATCAAGCTGTGTGTGTTCAAAAACATGCGGGATCACAGTTTCAAAACGCTGTTTGACCAGGGGCTTTGCGTAACAGTCAACTCGGATGATCCTGCCTATTTCGGCGGATATGTTGTTGAAAACTATCTGGCGCTCCAAGATGCTTTTCAACTGACCCGAAATGATATTGCGCAACTGGCGATTAATTCTTTTAACGCTGCGTTTATCAGCCAGGATAAAAAAGAGAAGTTTATTGATCAGATAAAAAAATTCATGGCTGAATAG